A genomic window from Sphingobacterium sp. BN32 includes:
- a CDS encoding toxin-antitoxin system YwqK family antitoxin — MRYLLALLFTIQGILATAQEAKSVYFERTADSLIRFYYDMNYYLVDKNCEFKAIERVADFDVRTSKFVGKLVDYYPNGHRMLEGSYVDGRKEGLFTAYHPNMQIKWRATFVNNVPQGDWEYFYPDGKPLMTVNYSSTGSKMVHYYDQRGVQRVKDGDGSYNFRVPYPGYNPYGFPFIRFKGKFKAGLPNGLWSIFYENDKRSELAAVENYQNNRLVRAEDYFTGEVYKTQRFPIIPMVDFTRAEAIISKQCNYDDFSGFLIYLIDYFNNSFSNIQFPALNELSFSYEVDLSKDGVKRKIKIIDNPFASNEELANAFEQVVSSMEYYPASFKQGEYIADKLVVNGKIMIDENKTLGFHSITIERENEQKIE, encoded by the coding sequence ATGAGATATTTACTCGCTTTATTATTTACAATTCAGGGCATATTAGCTACTGCTCAAGAGGCAAAGTCTGTTTATTTTGAACGCACGGCTGATAGTCTCATTCGTTTCTACTACGACATGAACTATTATCTTGTTGATAAGAATTGTGAATTTAAAGCGATTGAGCGTGTCGCTGATTTTGACGTGCGTACGAGTAAATTCGTTGGTAAGCTTGTTGATTATTATCCCAACGGGCACCGCATGCTGGAAGGCTCCTATGTAGATGGCCGCAAAGAGGGTCTTTTTACAGCCTATCATCCGAATATGCAGATCAAATGGCGTGCAACTTTTGTTAATAATGTACCGCAAGGGGATTGGGAATATTTCTATCCCGATGGAAAGCCTTTGATGACGGTAAATTATAGTAGTACGGGTTCAAAGATGGTTCATTACTATGACCAACGCGGCGTGCAGCGTGTGAAAGATGGCGACGGAAGTTATAATTTTCGTGTCCCCTATCCCGGATATAATCCTTATGGTTTTCCATTTATCCGCTTTAAAGGGAAATTCAAAGCTGGTCTCCCGAATGGCTTATGGAGCATTTTCTATGAAAATGACAAAAGAAGCGAATTAGCAGCGGTTGAAAACTATCAGAATAATCGATTGGTTCGCGCTGAAGATTATTTTACTGGCGAGGTTTATAAGACTCAAAGGTTTCCGATTATTCCCATGGTGGATTTTACTCGCGCAGAAGCCATTATTTCTAAGCAGTGTAATTATGATGATTTTTCGGGATTCCTTATTTACCTCATCGATTATTTCAATAATTCTTTTTCGAACATTCAATTTCCTGCTTTGAACGAATTAAGTTTCAGCTATGAGGTTGATTTGTCTAAGGATGGCGTAAAGCGGAAAATCAAGATAATCGACAATCCATTCGCCTCAAATGAAGAGTTAGCGAATGCTTTTGAGCAGGTTGTTTCCTCCATGGAGTATTATCCGGCATCTTTTAAGCAGGGTGAATATATCGCTGATAAATTAGTGGTGAATGGTAAAATAATGATTGATGAGAATAAAACGCTTGGGTTCCATTCGATCACGATAGAACGCGAGAATGAGCAAAAGATAGAGTAA